One Streptomyces lincolnensis genomic region harbors:
- a CDS encoding MFS transporter: MTSQTTLDKTGPGDEAPSTPSGGASASGLRGHPWFTLITVAVGVMMVALDGTIVAIANPAIQKDLNASFAEVQWITNGYFLALAVSLITAGKLGDRFGHRQTFLIGVVGFAAASGAIGMSSSIALVVTFRVLQGLFGALLMPAALGLLRATFPAEKLNMAIGIWGMVIGASTAGGPILGGVLVEHVNWQSVFFINVPVGILAVALGAWILLDHRAEKAPRSFDLLGIALLSAAMFCLVWALIKAPEWGWGDGKTWAFILGSVVLFAAFAFWETKVKEPLIPLGLFRSVPLAAGVVLMVLMAIAFMGGLFFVTFYLQNVHGMSPIDAGLHLLPLTGMMIVGSPLAGAMITKLGPRVPLAGGMACTALAMYGMSTLATDTGSGVMSLWFALLGLGLAPVMVGATEVIVGNAPMELSGVAGGLQQAAMQIGGSLGTAVLGAVMASKVDSDLAGNWADAGLPPLTAAQEHQASEAVQVGVPPIAPGTPEAIATKITGVAHDTFISGMSLASLVAAGVAVVAVLVAMLTKRGANAEAGAGVGHI; the protein is encoded by the coding sequence ATGACTAGTCAGACCACCCTCGACAAGACGGGGCCGGGGGATGAGGCGCCATCCACCCCGTCCGGCGGGGCATCGGCCTCCGGCCTGCGCGGCCACCCGTGGTTCACCCTCATAACCGTCGCGGTCGGGGTCATGATGGTGGCCCTCGACGGCACCATCGTGGCCATCGCCAACCCGGCCATCCAGAAGGACCTGAACGCGTCCTTCGCGGAGGTCCAGTGGATCACCAACGGCTACTTCCTCGCCCTCGCGGTCTCCCTGATCACCGCGGGCAAGCTCGGTGACCGGTTCGGCCACCGCCAGACCTTCCTGATCGGTGTCGTCGGCTTCGCGGCCGCGTCCGGTGCCATCGGCATGTCCAGCAGCATCGCGCTGGTCGTCACCTTCCGTGTCCTCCAGGGCCTGTTCGGCGCGCTGCTGATGCCGGCCGCGCTCGGGCTGCTGCGCGCGACCTTCCCGGCCGAGAAGCTCAACATGGCCATCGGTATCTGGGGCATGGTCATCGGTGCCTCCACCGCGGGCGGCCCGATCCTCGGCGGTGTGCTCGTCGAGCACGTCAACTGGCAGTCGGTGTTCTTCATCAACGTGCCGGTCGGCATCCTCGCCGTCGCCCTCGGCGCCTGGATCCTGCTCGACCACCGTGCCGAGAAGGCCCCGCGCTCCTTCGACCTGCTGGGCATCGCGCTGCTGTCGGCCGCGATGTTCTGCCTGGTGTGGGCGCTCATCAAGGCCCCCGAGTGGGGCTGGGGCGACGGCAAGACGTGGGCGTTCATCCTCGGCTCCGTCGTGCTCTTCGCCGCGTTCGCCTTCTGGGAGACGAAGGTCAAGGAGCCGCTGATCCCGCTGGGGCTGTTCCGCTCGGTGCCGCTGGCCGCGGGTGTCGTGCTGATGGTGCTGATGGCCATCGCCTTCATGGGCGGTCTGTTCTTCGTGACGTTCTACCTCCAGAACGTGCACGGCATGAGCCCGATCGACGCCGGTCTGCACCTGCTGCCGCTCACCGGAATGATGATCGTCGGCTCCCCGCTCGCGGGCGCGATGATCACCAAGCTCGGCCCGCGGGTGCCGCTGGCCGGCGGTATGGCGTGCACCGCGCTCGCCATGTACGGCATGTCCACGCTGGCGACGGACACCGGCAGTGGCGTCATGTCGCTCTGGTTCGCCCTGCTGGGCCTCGGCCTCGCACCCGTCATGGTCGGCGCCACCGAGGTCATCGTCGGCAACGCCCCGATGGAGCTCTCCGGTGTCGCCGGTGGCCTCCAGCAGGCCGCGATGCAGATCGGCGGCAGCCTCGGTACGGCCGTCCTCGGTGCGGTGATGGCCTCCAAGGTCGACAGCGACCTCGCGGGCAACTGGGCCGACGCGGGACTCCCGCCGCTCACCGCGGCCCAGGAGCACCAGGCCTCGGAGGCGGTCCAGGTGGGCGTGCCCCCGATCGCGCCGGGTACGCCGGAGGCGATCGCCACGAAGATCACCGGCGTCGCGCACGACACCTTCATCTCCGGGATGAGCCTGGCGTCCCTGGTCGCCGCCGGTGTCGCGGTCGTCGCCGTCCTCGTTGCGATGCTCACCAAGCGCGGTGCGAACGCGGAGGCGGGGGCGGGAGTCGGCCACATCTGA
- a CDS encoding DUF4429 domain-containing protein yields the protein MSRMGDVLAGFHAAWEFESDSVLIRYERGIRTPKLFQALGERRIPLDALAGVTLTPGRRGTVVLRAEPRPGADPLMEAAADQLKESCDPYRLVLPADKETLAEYYADELRARLKQDSGEAERFLVPAPEVPLQFKAYDGKASFDGRTVRFRWFWTGASSAKWKAGDQSFAVSELSGVEWRSPEVLEGYLRLLRGESAPVQADQDPAAVVFGLGYGPVHESLPFAAAVLAAVRDRSAVPAVSAAAASPRRDPADIAERIRHLGELHQAGLVTDEEFSVKKAELLAEL from the coding sequence ATGAGCCGCATGGGTGACGTACTGGCCGGATTTCATGCCGCCTGGGAGTTCGAGTCCGACTCCGTGCTCATCCGCTACGAACGGGGGATTCGAACACCCAAGCTGTTTCAGGCGCTGGGAGAGCGACGGATCCCGCTGGACGCGCTCGCCGGGGTGACACTCACCCCCGGCAGACGCGGCACGGTGGTCCTGCGTGCCGAACCACGCCCCGGCGCCGACCCGTTGATGGAGGCGGCCGCGGACCAGCTCAAGGAGAGCTGCGACCCGTACCGGCTGGTGCTGCCTGCCGACAAGGAGACGCTCGCCGAGTACTACGCCGACGAGTTGCGTGCGCGGCTGAAGCAGGACAGCGGTGAGGCCGAGCGTTTCCTGGTGCCGGCGCCGGAAGTCCCGCTCCAGTTCAAGGCCTACGACGGCAAGGCGTCCTTCGACGGCAGGACCGTGCGGTTCCGGTGGTTCTGGACGGGGGCGTCCTCGGCGAAGTGGAAAGCCGGCGACCAGAGTTTCGCGGTCTCGGAGCTGAGCGGGGTGGAGTGGCGCTCGCCCGAGGTCCTGGAGGGGTATCTGCGGCTGCTGCGCGGGGAGAGCGCGCCGGTGCAGGCCGATCAGGATCCGGCGGCCGTGGTGTTCGGGCTCGGATACGGGCCCGTGCACGAGTCGTTGCCGTTCGCCGCGGCGGTACTGGCGGCGGTGCGGGATCGCTCGGCGGTGCCGGCGGTTTCCGCGGCCGCGGCCTCGCCGCGCCGGGATCCCGCCGACATCGCCGAGCGGATTCGCCATCTCGGGGAACTGCATCAGGCCGGGCTGGTCACGGATGAGGAGTTCTCCGTGAAGAAGGCGGAGTTGCTGGCGGAGTTGTAG
- a CDS encoding aldo/keto reductase, whose translation MTDGTIPTAALGDGGPQVGVQGLGCMGMSFAYGPSDAKESRATLERALELGVTLYDTADAYGAGENEKFLSPFFKAHRDELVIATKFALSIPADDPTRRVIRNDPPYIRQAVEASLKRLDVDAIDLYYMHRRDVNVPIEESVGAMADLVREGKVKHLGLSEVTAAELRAAQAVHPIAAVQSEWSLFSRDIEAQVVPAARELGVTLVPYSPLGRGFLTGSFTNAEKDLTADDFRRHQPRFTGDNAAANAALLEPVRTVAEAHGVSLGQIALAWVQQQTTVHELPVVPIPGTRKPSRVEENTAATRIELTKEELALLEPIAAQVAGDRYADMRFASAGRE comes from the coding sequence ATGACCGACGGCACGATCCCCACGGCAGCACTCGGCGACGGCGGCCCCCAGGTCGGCGTGCAGGGCCTGGGCTGCATGGGAATGAGTTTCGCCTACGGCCCGAGCGACGCGAAGGAGTCGCGGGCCACCCTGGAGCGGGCGCTGGAGCTGGGCGTCACCCTGTACGACACGGCGGACGCCTACGGAGCCGGCGAGAACGAGAAGTTCCTGTCCCCGTTCTTCAAGGCGCACCGCGACGAGCTGGTGATCGCCACCAAGTTCGCCCTGTCGATCCCGGCGGACGACCCGACCCGGCGGGTCATCCGCAACGACCCGCCCTACATCCGGCAGGCCGTCGAGGCGAGCCTGAAGCGGCTGGACGTCGACGCCATCGACCTCTACTACATGCACCGGCGCGATGTGAACGTGCCGATCGAGGAGTCCGTCGGCGCCATGGCCGACCTCGTGCGCGAGGGCAAGGTCAAGCACCTGGGCCTGAGCGAGGTCACGGCCGCCGAACTGCGCGCGGCCCAGGCGGTCCACCCGATCGCCGCCGTGCAGTCGGAGTGGTCGCTGTTCAGCCGGGACATCGAGGCGCAGGTCGTCCCGGCGGCCCGTGAACTCGGCGTGACCCTCGTGCCGTACTCCCCGCTCGGCCGCGGCTTCCTCACCGGCTCCTTCACCAACGCCGAAAAGGACCTCACCGCCGACGACTTCCGCCGCCATCAGCCCCGCTTCACCGGCGACAACGCGGCGGCCAACGCGGCCCTCCTGGAGCCCGTCCGGACGGTGGCCGAGGCACACGGGGTGTCCCTGGGGCAGATCGCTCTGGCGTGGGTCCAGCAGCAGACGACGGTCCACGAACTGCCGGTGGTCCCGATCCCGGGCACCCGCAAGCCGAGCCGCGTGGAGGAGAACACCGCGGCGACGAGGATCGAACTCACCAAGGAGGAACTCGCCCTCCTGGAACCGATCGCGGCACAGGTGGCGGGCGACCGTTACGCGGACATGCGGTTCGCTTCGGCAGGCAGGGAGTAG
- a CDS encoding alpha/beta hydrolase, with product MTSFDTSPQLNVWRALLALAVVFVMLATTGWTALRSQRSSTPLQASLSAWDDGSIAGHRLPDPDGTTPHRLARFFTTLTDRQRATLARRYPLAVGNMNGAPVELRYRANRIALGDARKVELKRMHDTRLTADGQREAGKRMHRYESLLTEGRHILAFDPDGSGRIAEVFGDLNKAERVSVVVPGVDTDLLTFQRTQRRYSAPVGMAQALYRAEREASPSTRTAVIAWADYTAPSGLGLDSATAMRAAEGAIRLNSLVRALPGSSPVSLFCHSYGSVLCGLAAPVLPGRVADIAVAGSPGMRTAKASHLHTSANVWAMRDTDDWIQDVPHLELGGLGHGADPVSAAFGARLLSARGADGHSGYFVPGTESLANFAEIGIGAYRSVHCAGDTEACREGLPGTAAVGRA from the coding sequence GTGACTTCCTTCGACACCTCCCCGCAACTGAACGTCTGGCGCGCACTGCTCGCGCTGGCCGTCGTGTTCGTGATGCTGGCGACCACCGGCTGGACGGCACTGCGCAGCCAGCGGAGCAGCACACCGCTCCAGGCCTCGCTCTCGGCCTGGGACGACGGCAGCATCGCCGGACACCGGCTGCCGGACCCCGACGGGACGACTCCCCACCGTCTCGCCCGCTTCTTCACCACGCTCACCGACCGGCAGCGCGCCACCCTCGCCCGGCGCTATCCGCTGGCCGTCGGCAACATGAACGGCGCCCCCGTCGAGCTGCGTTACCGCGCCAACCGCATCGCGCTCGGCGACGCCCGCAAGGTCGAGCTGAAACGCATGCACGACACCCGGCTCACCGCGGACGGCCAGCGGGAGGCCGGAAAACGGATGCACCGCTACGAGTCCCTGCTGACCGAGGGCCGGCACATCCTCGCCTTCGACCCCGACGGATCCGGCCGGATCGCCGAGGTCTTCGGTGACCTGAACAAGGCGGAACGGGTCTCGGTCGTCGTCCCCGGCGTCGACACCGACCTGCTCACCTTCCAGCGCACCCAGCGCAGATACTCCGCCCCGGTCGGCATGGCCCAGGCCCTCTACCGGGCCGAGCGCGAGGCGAGCCCGTCCACGCGTACGGCCGTGATCGCCTGGGCCGACTACACCGCGCCCAGCGGGCTCGGCCTCGACTCCGCCACCGCGATGCGCGCGGCGGAGGGCGCGATCCGGCTGAACTCACTGGTCAGGGCGCTGCCCGGCAGCTCCCCCGTGTCCTTGTTCTGCCACAGCTACGGCTCCGTGCTGTGCGGTCTGGCCGCGCCCGTCCTGCCCGGCCGGGTGGCCGACATCGCGGTGGCCGGCAGCCCGGGGATGCGGACCGCGAAGGCCTCCCACCTGCACACCTCCGCCAATGTGTGGGCGATGCGGGACACCGACGACTGGATCCAGGACGTGCCCCATCTGGAGCTCGGCGGGCTGGGCCACGGAGCCGACCCGGTGTCCGCCGCGTTCGGCGCGCGCCTGCTCTCGGCACGCGGCGCGGACGGCCACAGCGGCTACTTCGTGCCGGGCACGGAGAGCCTGGCGAACTTCGCCGAGATCGGGATTGGCGCATACCGCTCGGTGCACTGTGCCGGCGATACCGAAGCCTGCCGGGAGGGTTTGCCCGGTACGGCGGCGGTCGGACGCGCGTAG
- a CDS encoding TetR family transcriptional regulator produces the protein METLRERKRQRTRDALVRAALDLFTTRGYEGTTVDDIAEAVDVSQRTFFRYFAGKEEAALAVHEMTVEHFLGAVRERPPHEPPMEALRQAVLEGWDTLNEVVESVVPVELFLRMFRVIESTPVLLAAHLRRSTESEDTLARILAEREGLDVDADPRPRVVVAVFGGVMRLTERQWCAGGDTGLDTMRALTVSYLEQVGPALTGAWRTR, from the coding sequence ATGGAAACACTGCGGGAACGCAAGCGTCAGCGCACCCGGGACGCGCTGGTGCGGGCCGCCCTCGACCTGTTCACCACCCGCGGATACGAGGGGACGACCGTCGACGACATCGCCGAGGCCGTCGACGTCTCGCAGCGCACCTTCTTCCGTTACTTCGCCGGCAAGGAGGAGGCCGCCCTCGCCGTCCACGAGATGACGGTGGAGCACTTCCTCGGCGCCGTGCGCGAGCGCCCGCCGCACGAGCCCCCGATGGAGGCGCTGCGCCAGGCGGTGCTGGAGGGATGGGACACGCTCAACGAGGTCGTCGAGTCCGTCGTACCGGTCGAGCTGTTCCTGCGGATGTTCCGGGTGATCGAGTCGACGCCGGTGCTGCTCGCCGCCCATCTGCGCCGCTCCACGGAGAGCGAGGACACCCTGGCGCGGATCCTCGCCGAGCGCGAGGGACTCGATGTGGACGCCGACCCGCGGCCCCGCGTGGTGGTGGCGGTCTTCGGCGGGGTGATGCGGCTGACGGAACGGCAGTGGTGCGCGGGCGGGGACACCGGCCTCGACACCATGCGGGCACTGACCGTCTCATATCTCGAACAGGTGGGGCCCGCACTCACAGGTGCCTGGCGAACACGCTGA